In the Desulfitobacterium hafniense DCB-2 genome, CGGGCGTTTTCGATCAGAATCCGTGCTTCTTGAATTGCAAGCAAATCATTGTCCATTCGATTCATTCTTTATCCCCCTTTCCACTTGAGGATTGAATAGCACCAGCAAAACTGCACTGTTTACCAGTCAATAAGGTGTTTGGCCACAATTTTCTCCACATCGGGATGGGGTCTGGCAATCACATTGGTGCTATAAATTTGGCCCACCTTGCTGGCTGCGGCGATGCCGGCCTCTACCGCCGTTCTCACTGCCCCCACATCGCCGCGGACAACCACGGAGATCAGACCTGAGGCCACATTCTCATAACCCACCAATTCCACTTCTGCAGCCTTGCACATAGCATCCGCAGCTTCCAGCACCGAAACCAGACCATAGGTCTCTATAAACCCTAATGCATCATTTCTCTCCACGGGGTATTCCTCCAAAACCTTCAGTGTTAAGCATCGATATCATGCCGTGAAACAATCTTGCCCACCCGGCTGACAGGACGCGGCATAACATGAGCAGCCGTCAGTTCTCCAATTGCTGCGGCGGCCGCTGCACCTTTTTCTACCGCCGATCTCACTGCGGCCACATCGCCCTTCACCATCACGGTAACAAGTCCTGAGCCGATATTTTCATAGGAAACAAGCACTACATCTGCAGTTTTGCACATGACATCCGCTGCTTCAATGGCCGGTACCATTCCCCGGGTTTCAATAAGTCCTAATGCTTCTTCGCCAAAGTACTCCATAAATTGCTCCTCTTTTTATAATGTTAAACCCGTTGGTACTTTTCAGCTTATTTGCCCGAATTTTGTTCAATATTAAGTTGTGTAGGATTGCACATGTTACTTTTATTATAGTGCCTACCGGGATAACTGTAATATACTAAACACTTATACGGGATATAATCGGAGGTGTAGCACCGGCGGAGAGTGAAAAAAGCGGCTATCAGAAACGAAAGCCCTGATAGCCGCTTAGTTAAGTTGCAGGAATTAATTATGATTAGTCTTCTTCCGGATAATCGATAACCTGGACTTCTTTTTCTTTGCCGAAATCCTCCTTAAGCCACTTGCATAAGGACATCCCTAAGATAACGATAATAATTATAGTAGGTACGCTGGTGGCAACAGAGGAGAGCTGCACTACCGGTAATCCGCCCACCGTCATGATCGCCACTCCGATCACAGCCAAGGCTGAACACCAGAAAAGTCTGGTCCAGCGGGGGGATTCCTGATCATTCTTAACCTCTTTGCACGCGATCATGGAAATAATATAGGCATTGGAATCGATGGTCGTAGCCTGGAAAATAAGCATTACAAATAAGAAATAGGGAATCACTATGGCCGTTAAGGGCAAGGTATTTAGAACTTGGGTGATCATTGCCCCGCCACCGAACTCAGCCAAAGTCTGATCAAGGGCCACTCCTTGATTAAGCTGAAGATCGACTGCATAGCCACCAAATACCAAGAAGAACAGTGAACAGCCGATGGTGGTTACGATCATCATATTGACAACAACATTTCTGATCGTTCTCCCCCTGGAGATTCTGGCCACGAATAATCCGAAGTACATGGCCCATGCAGCCCACCAGGCCCAATAAAATACTGTCCAGTCCTGAGGAAAGCCTGATTTGGTAATTGGATCTGTATACAAACTCATCCGTAAAAAGTTAGTCGCCCAAACCCCTATGCTGTCAACATACATGGATAACATAAACAGCGTGGGGCCTACAAGCATCACAAAAGCCAGTAATCCCATACAGAGCCAACTGTTTAATTCCGATAATTTCTTAATGCCGCTATTTAACCCTGAGTAAGCACTATAGCCAAATACCGCCGAAATCACCAGGGTGACCCCAACTTTTACCGTCATAGAATCCTCGACACCCAGCATATTGGCGGTTACCGCTGATATCATGGGGACAACCGTTCCTAAGGTGGTTCCTAATCCGCCTACCAGACCGATAATAACAAAGATATCGATAACTCTGCCCAGCCAGCCGTCAACCCGGTCTCCCAATATTCCCCGGCAAGCATAGCTTGGGTAAAAATAGGGCTTTTTCCTTACATAAATCATGTAAGCGAAGGCGATGGCTCCCGGGACAAAGATAGCCCAGGCTGAAATACCCCAGTGAAATATTCCATAAGCAAGAGAGAATTGGGCAGCTTGCGCTGAAAATGCCTCACCCCAGTAAGGAGGCCACTTAAGATAAAAGATAGGCTCAGCCATGGTCCAATAAACCAGCCCTGCTCCCACACCGCCTGTGAACATCATCGATATCCAGCTGAAGTTTGAGAATTGAGGTTTATCATCGGGTCCACCCAATTTGACATTGCCATATCTGCCAAAAGCCAACCACAGTGAAAATATGACGCAACCCAAAGCAAATAATAACCATAACCAGTCCATTCTATAGGTGATCGCTTTCAATGCGGCTGCAACAAAGGGCTGTAGTTCTGTGCCAAAAATCATCATCGGGGCATATAGCGCCACACATAAGATAGCGCTGCCCCAGAAAACAACAGGATTAATACGAGCATCTACACTCTTGGATTTGGGTATTTTCTCCAGCTTCTCTTGTAACAAGTTTTTCACCCTTTCTTGTGATTTAATCTGAGAACCGGGTTTAAGAAGATAAGTCAGCTGATAAATTCCACGTGTCTATCTATAGTATGTGTTATGAAAGCAAAATCCTTGGTTATTACCTTATTGGTATTTCAGGTCCGTGAAAAACAATCCTATGCCGATGCCCGCTAAGAGCCCTGGGTTATCCGCTTTAGTATCGCTATGCTTACCTCCTTTTTAAAGATTAAACAGAAATTTGCTATCTTTCACACATAACTTATAGCAAAAATAGGGGGCTGTTGTAAAACGTTAAGAGAAAAGTGTACGGCGACAGGTTCTTTTAACATTGCAACAGCCCCTGGTCAATTCAATCTAAATATCTTCGGAGAAAATCTGATAAATTGGGGCCCCTTCGCATTGGGCAGGGAACCGCAATCCGAGCAGTACGGAAACTGAAGGTGCTACATCAACTTGGCGGATGACCCGCTCTGTGGTAAATCCTGATTTAATACCACTGCCGGCCGCCACGAAAATGGGGGAAACAGATGTTTCGAAATATCCTTCGGAAGTGGAGATGCTATCTCCATGCAATCGGTTGTATCCTTCTTCGATGGAGAAGAAAATATCACCGCACTCCGGGCCATTGGTGCCGATCAGCACAGCATCCTTATTTCTCAGGCAGATGCCGACCACACGCTTGCCGGTTCTCTCATCCCGGTAGTTATACAAATCGGAGATGAGCTGCTCCTCTAAATCATACTTATCTTTCGGATCCACAATCCCGTATTTATCCCGGCCCTTAA is a window encoding:
- a CDS encoding BMC domain-containing protein produces the protein MERNDALGFIETYGLVSVLEAADAMCKAAEVELVGYENVASGLISVVVRGDVGAVRTAVEAGIAAASKVGQIYSTNVIARPHPDVEKIVAKHLIDW
- a CDS encoding BMC domain-containing protein: MEYFGEEALGLIETRGMVPAIEAADVMCKTADVVLVSYENIGSGLVTVMVKGDVAAVRSAVEKGAAAAAAIGELTAAHVMPRPVSRVGKIVSRHDIDA
- a CDS encoding BCCT family transporter encodes the protein MLQEKLEKIPKSKSVDARINPVVFWGSAILCVALYAPMMIFGTELQPFVAAALKAITYRMDWLWLLFALGCVIFSLWLAFGRYGNVKLGGPDDKPQFSNFSWISMMFTGGVGAGLVYWTMAEPIFYLKWPPYWGEAFSAQAAQFSLAYGIFHWGISAWAIFVPGAIAFAYMIYVRKKPYFYPSYACRGILGDRVDGWLGRVIDIFVIIGLVGGLGTTLGTVVPMISAVTANMLGVEDSMTVKVGVTLVISAVFGYSAYSGLNSGIKKLSELNSWLCMGLLAFVMLVGPTLFMLSMYVDSIGVWATNFLRMSLYTDPITKSGFPQDWTVFYWAWWAAWAMYFGLFVARISRGRTIRNVVVNMMIVTTIGCSLFFLVFGGYAVDLQLNQGVALDQTLAEFGGGAMITQVLNTLPLTAIVIPYFLFVMLIFQATTIDSNAYIISMIACKEVKNDQESPRWTRLFWCSALAVIGVAIMTVGGLPVVQLSSVATSVPTIIIIVILGMSLCKWLKEDFGKEKEVQVIDYPEED